A single genomic interval of Methylobacterium bullatum harbors:
- the cspA_3 gene encoding Cold shock protein CspA: MGRGRDFRGPQKRGFDEGGAEPRWPDQAPPSGGFGGGYGGGGGGFDRGPARAAAAPSGPERDATVKWFNKEKGFGFVELADGSGDAFLHIRAVEAAGHADLLPGTRLTVHTAQGQKGPQVTDVTSVDTSTAEAEAPRRAPAPRAGGFGGGDRFSGGGYGGGNDRFGGGAGGGGGRFASGPSVEMSGTVKWYDPAKGFGFVSVNDGGKDVFVHRSALSRAGLESLAEGQQVTLSVIDGQKGREAQSINADY; this comes from the coding sequence ATGGGACGTGGTCGTGATTTCAGGGGGCCGCAGAAGCGCGGCTTCGATGAGGGTGGTGCCGAGCCTCGTTGGCCCGATCAGGCACCCCCGAGCGGTGGCTTCGGCGGTGGATATGGCGGTGGCGGCGGCGGTTTCGATCGTGGTCCGGCCCGTGCAGCAGCCGCTCCCTCTGGACCGGAGCGTGACGCGACGGTCAAGTGGTTCAACAAGGAGAAGGGCTTCGGCTTCGTCGAACTGGCTGACGGTTCCGGCGACGCGTTCCTTCACATCCGCGCAGTCGAGGCTGCGGGCCATGCCGATCTGCTTCCCGGCACGCGCCTGACCGTCCACACCGCGCAGGGCCAGAAGGGTCCGCAGGTCACGGACGTGACCAGCGTCGACACCTCGACGGCCGAGGCCGAGGCCCCGCGTCGTGCGCCCGCACCCCGCGCCGGTGGTTTCGGTGGTGGTGATCGCTTCAGCGGCGGCGGCTACGGCGGCGGCAACGATCGCTTCGGCGGTGGTGCTGGCGGCGGTGGCGGTCGTTTCGCCAGCGGTCCCTCTGTCGAGATGAGCGGCACCGTGAAGTGGTACGACCCGGCCAAGGGCTTCGGCTTCGTCTCCGTCAACGACGGCGGCAAGGACGTGTTCGTGCACCGCTCGGCCCTGTCGCGGGCCGGTCTCGAGTCCCTCGCCGAAGGCCAGCAGGTCACCCTCAGCGTGATCGACGGCCAGAAGGGCCGCGAGGCTCAGAGCATCAACGCCGATTACTGA
- a CDS encoding hypothetical protein (Chemotaxis protein CheY homolog), protein MIATPSFPDLSALVVDESLYIRRIVRDMLMRVGIKRVLEAPDGAEALGVLAESKPDITIIDWDLAILSGEEFIRLARTPTTSPSPTVPIILMLAQPRRNVVDRAISLGVNEIIAKPFSPKTLWSRLDEVINRPRPFSQVKSLLRPVPRMTAAGKAF, encoded by the coding sequence ATGATCGCAACCCCGTCATTTCCGGATCTTTCGGCCCTCGTCGTGGACGAGAGCCTCTATATCCGCCGAATCGTTCGCGACATGCTGATGCGCGTGGGAATCAAGCGCGTCCTCGAAGCGCCGGACGGTGCCGAGGCGCTGGGTGTGCTGGCCGAGAGCAAGCCGGACATCACCATCATCGACTGGGACCTCGCCATTCTGTCGGGCGAGGAGTTCATCCGCCTTGCCCGCACACCCACCACGTCGCCGTCGCCCACCGTGCCGATCATCCTGATGCTGGCGCAGCCGCGCCGCAACGTCGTCGACCGCGCCATTTCCCTCGGGGTCAACGAGATCATCGCCAAACCGTTCTCGCCCAAGACCCTGTGGTCGCGCCTGGACGAAGTCATCAACCGGCCCCGGCCGTTCTCCCAGGTGAAGAGCCTCCTGCGTCCGGTACCGAGAATGACGGCCGCCGGCAAAGCCTTCTGA
- the gppA gene encoding Guanosine-5'-triphosphate,3'-diphosphate pyrophosphatase, whose amino-acid sequence MMPARPMAGQPSPSAPALPDAAPSPVVGYRPGRRNAYAALDLGTNNCRLLIAEPASHGFRVVDAFSRIVRLGEGLGTSDRLSEAAVERTLEALRVCRAKMESRGVARAKIIATEACRLAVNGADFVARVRDEVGLDLEIVDRQTEAYLAVTGCAALADPYSESVVIFDIGGGSTEIAWLDGAATNPSADPTLRIRAWDSLPVGVVTLAERHGAADVTRLTFEGMVEEVADMLSRFAIRAAPAANARHFHLLGTSGTVTTLAAMHLRLARYERRRVDGLWMSDGEVSDAIDDLLDTRLEQRADNPCIGRDRADLVLAGCAILEAIRRAFPSERLRIADRGLREGLLMNMMREDGVWRRGGYR is encoded by the coding sequence ATGATGCCGGCCCGCCCCATGGCCGGTCAGCCTTCACCGAGCGCTCCCGCCTTGCCGGATGCGGCTCCGTCGCCCGTGGTGGGCTATCGGCCCGGACGGCGCAACGCTTACGCCGCCCTCGACCTCGGCACGAACAATTGCCGTCTTCTGATTGCCGAGCCTGCATCCCACGGCTTTCGGGTGGTCGATGCCTTCTCGCGCATCGTCCGGCTCGGCGAAGGGCTGGGGACGTCCGACCGTCTCAGCGAGGCCGCGGTGGAGCGCACGCTGGAGGCTTTGCGCGTCTGCCGCGCCAAGATGGAATCACGCGGCGTCGCCCGTGCCAAGATCATCGCCACGGAAGCGTGCCGCCTCGCCGTCAACGGAGCGGATTTCGTGGCGCGCGTGCGCGACGAGGTGGGTCTCGATCTCGAAATCGTCGACCGGCAGACGGAGGCCTACCTCGCCGTCACCGGCTGCGCCGCCCTGGCCGACCCCTACTCGGAATCGGTGGTCATCTTCGATATCGGCGGCGGCTCCACCGAGATCGCCTGGCTCGACGGCGCGGCCACCAACCCATCGGCGGACCCCACATTACGGATCCGCGCTTGGGATTCTCTCCCCGTCGGGGTGGTCACCCTCGCCGAACGGCACGGCGCGGCCGACGTCACCCGCCTGACCTTCGAGGGCATGGTCGAGGAGGTGGCCGACATGCTGTCGCGCTTCGCCATCCGCGCCGCGCCGGCGGCCAATGCCCGGCATTTCCATCTCCTCGGCACGTCGGGAACCGTGACGACGCTGGCCGCCATGCACCTGCGCCTGGCACGCTACGAGCGCCGCCGCGTCGATGGCTTGTGGATGAGCGACGGCGAAGTGAGCGATGCCATCGACGATCTGCTCGACACGCGCCTCGAGCAGAGGGCAGACAATCCCTGCATCGGCCGGGATCGGGCCGATCTCGTGCTCGCGGGTTGCGCCATCCTGGAAGCGATCCGCCGGGCATTCCCCTCCGAACGGCTCCGCATCGCCGACCGGGGGCTGCGCGAAGGTCTTTTGATGAACATGATGCGCGAAGACGGCGTCTGGCGCCGCGGAGGCTACCGTTGA
- the rlmE gene encoding Ribosomal RNA large subunit methyltransferase E — protein sequence MTDRRGAGGGLRGDLKQRVKTGRGRTASQKRWLERQLNDPYVARAKREGYRSRAAFKLLEIDERFKILKPNQKIIDLGAAPGGWSQVAAKIVGPSGRIVGIDLLEIEPMVGVEFITLDFLDPDAPKRLIDLLGGQADIVMSDMAANTTGHKQTDHLRIIGLAETAAEFAREVLAPGGTYLAKVFQGGTEGTLLADLKRDFTLVRHVKPSASRADSSELYVLATGFRGAVAETAEDDA from the coding sequence TTGACCGACAGGCGTGGTGCGGGCGGCGGGTTGCGGGGCGATCTCAAGCAGCGGGTGAAGACGGGGCGAGGCCGCACCGCCTCTCAGAAGCGCTGGCTCGAACGGCAGCTCAACGATCCCTACGTGGCGCGGGCCAAGCGCGAGGGATACCGTTCCCGCGCGGCCTTCAAGCTCCTCGAGATCGACGAGCGCTTCAAGATCCTGAAGCCGAACCAGAAGATCATCGATCTGGGGGCCGCACCCGGCGGCTGGTCCCAGGTCGCCGCCAAGATCGTCGGGCCGAGCGGGCGTATCGTCGGCATCGATCTGCTCGAGATCGAGCCGATGGTCGGCGTCGAGTTCATCACCCTCGACTTCCTCGATCCCGACGCCCCGAAGCGGCTGATCGATCTTCTCGGCGGTCAGGCCGATATCGTCATGTCCGACATGGCGGCCAACACCACCGGCCACAAGCAGACGGACCATTTGCGCATCATCGGCCTCGCCGAGACCGCCGCCGAATTCGCCCGCGAGGTGCTGGCGCCGGGCGGTACCTATCTCGCCAAGGTCTTCCAGGGTGGGACGGAGGGCACCCTGCTCGCCGACCTGAAGCGCGACTTCACCCTGGTGCGCCACGTGAAGCCCTCGGCGAGCCGCGCCGATTCGAGCGAACTCTACGTGCTGGCGACCGGGTTTCGCGGAGCCGTCGCCGAAACGGCCGAGGACGACGCCTGA
- the pyrK gene encoding Dihydroorotate dehydrogenase B (NAD(+)), electron transfer subunit, which yields MSARCSLVVNGKSVRVSTGDTPLEAALADGVIAPTTGLHGSHLLGQGGSPSSRRAQARLHRAEPVKLSTLRPSKAAESLVFAEVKPAAQARRVGTVTQIVPLGAHVVEVVVTITRRLDIEPGHQVTATFEGFAPIDVSPTLRLDGTTELNELVFHLRLGHACDAVAHALGEEILLGHPVKIKGPVGRGYYRPGGGRLLLVGRETGFAPIWAIARAARYIEPQREIVVVIGASDPLDLYMRPSLDWLRATGVSRITLVADRTRQRPPDVRPGPLTAHLTGLKTTDVVHVAGDASTVGAVEVLAAGAGARCYPILIPPGL from the coding sequence ATGAGCGCGCGCTGCTCGCTTGTCGTCAACGGCAAGTCCGTGCGGGTCTCGACCGGCGATACGCCGCTCGAAGCCGCCCTTGCCGACGGCGTGATCGCCCCCACCACCGGCCTGCACGGGTCACATCTCCTCGGCCAGGGCGGCAGCCCATCGTCGCGCCGCGCCCAGGCCCGTCTGCACCGGGCAGAGCCCGTCAAGCTCTCCACGCTCCGCCCGTCCAAAGCAGCCGAGAGCCTCGTCTTCGCCGAGGTCAAGCCGGCCGCCCAGGCGCGCCGGGTCGGTACCGTTACGCAGATCGTTCCGCTCGGCGCCCATGTGGTCGAGGTCGTGGTCACGATCACGCGCCGTCTCGACATCGAGCCCGGTCATCAGGTCACCGCCACGTTCGAGGGGTTCGCACCGATCGACGTGAGCCCGACCCTGCGCCTCGACGGCACGACGGAGCTCAACGAACTCGTCTTCCACCTGCGTCTCGGCCATGCCTGCGACGCAGTCGCCCATGCCCTCGGCGAGGAGATCCTTCTCGGGCATCCGGTTAAGATCAAGGGTCCGGTCGGTCGCGGCTATTATCGTCCCGGCGGCGGTCGACTTCTGCTCGTCGGCCGCGAGACCGGCTTCGCGCCGATCTGGGCGATCGCCCGGGCGGCGCGCTACATCGAGCCACAGCGCGAGATCGTGGTGGTGATCGGGGCGAGCGACCCCCTCGACCTCTACATGCGCCCGTCGCTCGACTGGCTCAGGGCCACGGGAGTGTCACGGATCACCCTCGTCGCCGACCGGACACGGCAACGCCCCCCGGATGTACGTCCGGGCCCTCTCACCGCGCATCTCACCGGCCTGAAGACCACCGACGTCGTGCATGTGGCAGGCGACGCCTCCACCGTGGGCGCGGTCGAAGTCCTGGCGGCGGGTGCCGGCGCGCGATGCTACCCGATCCTGATCCCGCCGGGTCTTTGA
- a CDS encoding putative signaling protein encodes MRRSFLVLTAFVSLLIGFLGTGMPASAVEAVRVTLDAPAIDLTPMIERYRSDGDLIQISTAPGKDGIVRRIVVKARDSGARPDWMVFALTNDTDEQIDRVLVAPHFRLVGSGVIWPDLGGSRIAAITASQGIRPERDENPEADQFVITLDPGATVTFVAELNGPNVPQVYLWDQEAYRKKSTGLTLYKGIIIGIAGLLALFLTIIFVVKGAIIFPAAAALAWAVLAYACIDFGFLQRVFPVTEVAERVYRASAEAVLGATLLVFLFAYLNLSRWHVRYGHVAFFWLAFLAGLVGLAVFDPPVAAGVARISIAAVAGVGLLLIVYLAIHNGYDRAILLVPTWFLLLVWVVAAGFAITGQIGSDLVQPALIGGLVLIVMLIGFTVMQHAFTGGGMTHSLVSDTERRALALTGAGDVVFDWDVPADRVFAGQEIENQLGLKRGTLEGPASNWLGLVHPFDVDRYSAALDTVIEERRGRIVHDFRLRSTEGLYVWYRLKARPVIGPDGEVIRIVGTISDVTEVKTAEERLLYDAIHDSLTGLPNRELFNDRLDAALAFASQDARLKPTTILLDVDRFKAINDAIGLSAGDSILLTLSRRLGRLLRPQDSLARIAGDEFGLILLSEREPDRILAFTDMIRRAIATPITYADREIFLTVSIGIVLHEAGAALKREDVFKNAEIAMIQAKRNGGDRTEVFRASMRNERSDRLMLEADLRRALDRNEMKVLFQPVVRLEDRTVAGFETVLRWDHPKLGRIPHSTFMPIAEESGFVVNLGIFALERTALELAAWQRSLDVDPPIFACVNVSSRQILRHDLLHDVKTILARSGVLPGSLKLELGEGLVMENPEYAAQMLSRIHDLGAGLSLDDFGTGYSALSYLQRFPFDTIKIDPTFVRQMAAGHSVMLRSIVKMAQELGLAIIADGAENETDAQALAEFGCEYAQGTAFGDPMSMLQARQLVGAAPEAA; translated from the coding sequence TTGCGCAGATCTTTCCTCGTCCTCACCGCCTTCGTCTCGCTCCTGATCGGCTTCCTCGGAACGGGGATGCCGGCTTCGGCCGTGGAAGCCGTGCGCGTGACCCTCGACGCTCCGGCGATCGACCTGACGCCGATGATCGAGCGCTATCGCTCGGACGGCGACCTGATCCAGATCTCCACCGCCCCCGGCAAGGACGGCATCGTCCGCCGCATCGTGGTGAAGGCCCGCGACAGCGGCGCGCGGCCCGACTGGATGGTCTTCGCGCTCACCAACGACACCGACGAGCAGATCGACCGGGTCCTCGTGGCGCCCCATTTCCGTCTCGTCGGCTCGGGCGTCATCTGGCCGGATCTCGGCGGCTCTCGCATCGCGGCGATCACGGCGAGCCAGGGCATCCGGCCCGAGCGTGACGAGAACCCGGAAGCCGACCAGTTCGTGATCACCCTCGATCCCGGCGCCACCGTCACTTTCGTCGCCGAGCTGAACGGGCCGAACGTTCCGCAGGTCTATCTCTGGGACCAGGAAGCCTACCGCAAGAAATCCACCGGCCTGACGCTCTACAAGGGCATCATCATCGGCATTGCCGGCCTGCTCGCCCTGTTCCTCACGATCATCTTCGTGGTGAAGGGCGCGATCATCTTTCCCGCGGCCGCCGCCCTCGCCTGGGCGGTGCTCGCCTATGCCTGTATCGATTTCGGATTCCTGCAGCGGGTCTTTCCCGTCACCGAAGTGGCCGAGCGGGTCTACCGGGCCTCCGCCGAGGCGGTGCTGGGCGCGACGCTTCTCGTCTTCCTGTTCGCCTATCTCAACCTCAGCCGCTGGCATGTGCGCTACGGCCATGTGGCCTTCTTCTGGCTCGCGTTCCTGGCCGGCCTCGTGGGTCTGGCGGTGTTCGATCCGCCGGTGGCGGCGGGCGTCGCCCGCATCTCCATCGCCGCCGTCGCCGGCGTCGGCCTGCTGCTGATCGTCTATCTGGCCATCCACAACGGCTACGACCGGGCGATCCTGCTGGTGCCGACCTGGTTCCTGCTCCTCGTCTGGGTCGTGGCCGCGGGCTTCGCCATCACCGGCCAGATCGGCAGCGACCTCGTCCAGCCGGCCCTCATCGGAGGCCTCGTCCTCATCGTCATGCTCATCGGCTTCACGGTGATGCAGCACGCCTTCACCGGCGGCGGGATGACCCATTCCCTGGTCTCGGACACCGAACGGCGTGCCCTGGCCCTGACGGGCGCCGGCGACGTGGTCTTCGACTGGGACGTGCCGGCCGACCGGGTCTTCGCCGGACAGGAGATCGAGAACCAGCTCGGCCTCAAGCGCGGCACCCTCGAGGGGCCGGCCTCGAACTGGCTCGGCCTCGTCCACCCCTTCGACGTGGACCGCTACTCGGCCGCCCTGGACACGGTGATCGAGGAACGGCGCGGCCGCATCGTCCACGATTTCCGCCTGCGCTCCACGGAAGGCCTCTATGTCTGGTACCGGCTGAAGGCCCGCCCGGTGATCGGACCGGACGGAGAGGTCATCCGTATCGTCGGCACCATCTCGGACGTCACCGAGGTGAAGACGGCCGAGGAGCGTCTGCTCTACGACGCGATCCACGACAGCCTCACCGGCCTGCCCAACCGCGAATTGTTCAACGACCGCCTCGACGCCGCCCTGGCCTTCGCGAGCCAGGACGCGCGCCTGAAACCGACGACGATCCTCCTCGACGTCGACCGGTTCAAGGCGATCAACGACGCCATCGGTCTATCGGCGGGCGATTCGATCCTGCTCACCCTGTCGCGCCGTCTCGGCCGGCTCCTGCGCCCGCAGGATTCCCTGGCCCGCATCGCCGGCGACGAGTTCGGACTGATCCTGCTCTCGGAGCGCGAACCCGACCGCATCCTCGCCTTCACGGACATGATCCGCCGGGCCATCGCCACGCCGATTACCTATGCCGACCGCGAGATCTTCCTCACCGTCTCCATCGGCATCGTCCTGCACGAGGCCGGTGCCGCCCTGAAGCGCGAGGACGTGTTCAAGAACGCCGAAATCGCGATGATCCAGGCCAAACGCAACGGCGGCGACCGCACCGAAGTGTTCCGCGCCTCCATGCGCAACGAACGCAGCGACCGGCTGATGCTCGAAGCCGACCTGCGCCGCGCCCTGGACCGCAACGAGATGAAGGTGCTGTTCCAGCCCGTCGTCCGCCTCGAGGACCGCACGGTGGCGGGGTTCGAGACGGTTCTGCGCTGGGACCACCCCAAGCTCGGCCGTATCCCGCATTCCACCTTCATGCCCATCGCCGAGGAGAGCGGATTCGTCGTCAATCTCGGCATCTTCGCCCTGGAGCGCACGGCCCTCGAACTCGCCGCCTGGCAGCGCTCCCTCGACGTCGATCCGCCGATCTTCGCCTGTGTGAACGTGTCCTCGCGGCAGATCCTCCGGCACGACCTGCTTCACGACGTGAAGACGATTCTGGCCCGCTCGGGGGTGCTTCCCGGTTCGCTCAAGCTCGAACTCGGCGAAGGTCTGGTGATGGAGAACCCGGAATACGCGGCCCAGATGCTGAGCCGCATCCACGATCTCGGGGCGGGCCTCTCGCTGGACGATTTCGGCACCGGCTACTCGGCCCTGTCCTATCTCCAGCGTTTCCCGTTCGACACGATCAAGATCGACCCGACCTTCGTGCGCCAGATGGCGGCCGGGCATTCGGTGATGCTGCGCTCCATCGTCAAGATGGCTCAGGAACTCGGCCTCGCGATCATCGCCGACGGCGCCGAGAACGAGACCGACGCGCAGGCTTTGGCCGAGTTCGGCTGCGAATACGCGCAAGGGACCGCCTTCGGCGATCCGATGTCGATGCTCCAGGCCCGCCAGCTGGTCGGCGCGGCACCGGAAGCGGCCTGA
- a CDS encoding putative zinc protease, whose protein sequence is MNQHFATHGASPGLKVSRLSNGITVTTETMPGVATATLGVWVGAGSRHERPDEGGLSHLIEHMAFKGTETRSARRIAEDIENVGGDINAATSAEGTSYTARVLGEDAGVALDVIGDILTRSVFDAGELAREKGVILQEYAAIEDTPDDVVYEAFTAAAFPDQPIGRPIIGTPQTIASFDRNAIEAYLAREYTPDRIVVAAAGAISHEAIVEAAEHHFGGMPATVAPDMVPGTYVGGEKRIQKKLEQANLVLGLPGLSFRDEGYYALHMFAQVLGGGLTSRLWHEVRETRGLAYEIQAFHWSFVDCGLFGIGAGTSGSDLAELVDVTLAATAKAARDADSVEVARAKAQVKVALLSALETPGGRIERNARQMLAWGRVIPPQEVIAKIDAVTVDDVRAAGSRLLSGAPTLAAIGPIKKLPSLEKMKGVLRAN, encoded by the coding sequence ATGAACCAGCATTTCGCGACCCATGGCGCTTCTCCCGGCCTGAAGGTGTCCCGCCTCTCGAACGGCATCACCGTCACCACGGAGACGATGCCCGGTGTCGCCACCGCGACCCTGGGCGTCTGGGTCGGCGCCGGATCGCGCCACGAGCGGCCCGACGAGGGCGGCCTCAGCCACCTCATCGAGCACATGGCGTTCAAAGGGACCGAGACCCGCTCGGCCCGACGCATCGCCGAAGACATCGAGAATGTCGGCGGCGACATCAATGCCGCCACCAGCGCCGAGGGCACCAGCTACACCGCCCGTGTCCTCGGCGAGGATGCCGGCGTCGCCCTGGACGTCATCGGCGACATCCTCACCCGCTCGGTCTTCGACGCGGGCGAACTCGCCCGCGAGAAGGGCGTGATCCTGCAGGAATACGCCGCCATCGAGGATACGCCGGACGACGTGGTCTACGAGGCCTTCACCGCGGCGGCGTTTCCGGACCAGCCGATCGGCCGTCCGATCATCGGCACGCCGCAGACCATCGCGAGCTTCGACCGCAACGCCATCGAAGCCTATCTCGCCCGCGAATACACCCCGGACCGCATCGTCGTGGCCGCGGCGGGGGCCATCTCCCACGAGGCCATCGTCGAGGCGGCCGAGCACCATTTCGGCGGGATGCCGGCGACGGTCGCCCCGGACATGGTCCCCGGCACCTATGTCGGCGGCGAGAAGCGGATCCAGAAAAAGCTCGAACAGGCCAATCTCGTGCTGGGCCTGCCCGGCCTCTCCTTTCGCGACGAAGGCTATTACGCCCTCCACATGTTCGCGCAGGTGCTCGGCGGCGGTCTCACCTCGCGGCTCTGGCACGAGGTGCGCGAGACCCGCGGCCTCGCCTACGAAATTCAGGCGTTCCACTGGTCCTTCGTCGATTGCGGCCTGTTCGGCATCGGCGCCGGCACGTCCGGCTCGGATCTCGCCGAACTCGTCGACGTGACCCTGGCCGCCACGGCCAAGGCGGCGCGCGACGCCGATTCGGTCGAAGTCGCCCGCGCCAAGGCACAGGTGAAGGTGGCACTCCTGTCGGCCCTGGAGACCCCCGGCGGCCGGATCGAGCGCAATGCCCGCCAGATGCTCGCCTGGGGCCGGGTGATCCCGCCGCAGGAAGTCATCGCCAAGATCGATGCCGTCACGGTGGACGACGTCAGGGCGGCGGGATCGCGCCTGCTCTCTGGCGCTCCGACGCTCGCTGCGATCGGCCCGATCAAGAAGCTCCCGTCCCTGGAGAAGATGAAGGGCGTGCTTCGGGCGAATTGA